One segment of Solanum lycopersicum chromosome 1, SLM_r2.1 DNA contains the following:
- the LOC101245506 gene encoding E3 ubiquitin-protein ligase ATL4 → MSAFFPQSPPLPMPFTATVNGGDVPNTAIDNTALINDQTPSPSSSSSSSATSSSFVIVVIVIASAIIVSASIYLILRLLSRRFHRSFRTYATADDVVSHSSSSATAAAAVTGNRLENQRSSEDEKLLESLPLFSFRSVTGNLTGVDCAVCLSKFEPEDQLRLLPLCLHAFHSGCIDAWLVTNQTCPLCRSTVYPTDADVLSKVLAAENNDARPGNNELRNSGSFRIEFGSVSRRRGGSDSLGGDGQRSYSIGSFEYIVDDGYELSVGSIHQRGASECTDKESIGVAIPAPPGESIVSDVSGGGRSWLRDYVDRIASLSLSSRSVSFRSSGRFFSGSSRRSDTVVPIDDLEAGRVGEEISELFRWLSGV, encoded by the coding sequence atgtccgCCTTCTTTCCTCAGTCTCCCCCACTCCCAATGCCTTTCACCGCCACCGTCAACGGCGGAGATGTTCCCAACACCGCCATTGATAACACTGCCCTTATCAACGATCAAACTCCTTCACCTTCCTCCTCCTCATCATCTTCTGCCACTTCGTCGTCCTTCGTTATAGTCGTTATTGTGATTGCCTCCGCTATTATAGTTTCTGCTTCAATATACCTCATCCTTCGACTTCTCTCCCGAAGGTTCCACCGATCCTTCCGTACATACGCCACCGCCGATGATGTTGTATcgcattcttcttcttctgctacTGCTGCGGCGGCGGTTACCGGAAATCGTTTGGAGAATCAAAGGAGTTCGGAAGATGAGAAATTACTTGAATCGTTACCGCTTTTTAGTTTTCGTTCGGTTACTGGAAATTTAACTGGCGTGGATTGTGCTGTTTGTTTATCGAAGTTTGAGCCGGAGGATCAGTTACGTCTGCTTCCCCTGTGTTTACACGCGTTTCACAGCGGTTGTATAGACGCGTGGCTTGTAACAAACCAAACTTGTCCTCTCTGCAGGTCTACTGTGTATCCTACGGACGCAGATGTGCTCAGTAAAGTGTTAGCGGCAGAAAACAACGACGCTCGCCCAGGGAATAATGAGCTACGGAATAGTGGTAGTTTTCGGATTGAGTTCGGTAGTGTAAGTCGTCGACGTGGCGGTTCCGATTCACTCGGTGGCGATGGTCAGAGATCGTACTCTATTGGCTCGTTTGAGTATATTGTGGATGACGGTTACGAACTTTCCGTTGGCTCTATTCACCAAAGAGGTGCTTCTGAATGCACCGACAAGGAATCGATCGGAGTAGCAATACCGGCACCTCCTGGAGAAAGCATAGTTTCGGATGTTTCCGGTGGTGGACGGAGTTGGCTTAGGGACTATGTTGATAGAATCGCTTCACTTTCTCTCTCATCTCGCTCTGTATCATTTCGGAGCTCTGGAAGGTTTTTCAGCGGAAGTAGCCGGCGGAGCGACACCGTCGTTCCCATTGACGATTTGGAAGCTGGCCGGGTTGGGGAGGAGATTAGCGAATTGTTTCGATGGCTCTCAGGGGTATGA